Below is a genomic region from Candidatus Margulisiibacteriota bacterium.
TGCGCTAAATCTTCAACATCCAGAGAAATGCCTTTGTGTTTAGCTTTATAAGTTCTCGCTATAGTGGTAATAAGCTCTCTATACTCCTCAATAGCCGCGTTTTTATCTTGATAAGATTTTAAATTGGTAAACAATATCCACATGCATTAATCTATCGTAAGCTCTGCCGTTTCTGTCGCAGATTTTTTAATCATTGGCTCCGCAGCAATTTTTGTATTTTTTGCCGGAGCCGCAGGGACAGGGATCGTTGCGGCCGATTTTTTCCGCGGCGTGAACAGGCTCCGCTTTAGGCGCATTGCCGTCCGGCCGGGACTGACCCTGCATCGGCGATTGCAGCCCGGACGGCAGCTCTCCGCCGGAATAATGCATATTGCGGTAATGCTCCTCAACATTTTGCGGCAGCTCATGCACCACCTGCACGCGTAGCAGTGTCTCCACCGTGTCGCCGGCGATCTGGTCAAGCATCGTCTGAAACAGCCGAAACCCCTCGATCTTGTATTCGGTCAGCGGGTCTAGCTGGCCGTAAGCGCGCAGACCAATGCCTTCGCGCAAAACGTCGAGGTTGTGCAAATGGTCGATCCATTTACGGTCAATCTCGCGCAGCAACACCAGCCGTTCGATATTGCGTAAAATTTCCGGCGGGACCTGGGCTTCTTTTTCTTTGTATTTGTCCAGACAGTTTGTCTTGACTAAAAATTCCTGAATTTTTTCCGTAACGTCCTGGTCGATCAGCAGCTTGTGGCGCAGCGCGTAAATAGTTTCGCGCTGGCGGTTGACCACATCGTCGTACTGCAAAACTTGTTTACGGATCGAGAAATGATACTGCTCGACTTTTTTCTGGGCGCGCTCGATGGACGCGGTGATCATGCCGTGCTCGATCGGCGTGTCCGCCGGCAAACCCAGCCGCTCCATCATGGTAATAATTCTCTGTCCGCCAAAGATCCGCATCAGATCGTCTTCCAGCGAAATATAAAAACGGCTGGAACCTGGATCGCCCTGCCGTCCGCAGCGTCCGCGCAGCTGATTATCAATGCGGCGCGATTCATGGCGCTCGGTGCCCAGCACATGCAGGCCGCCCAGAGCGGTGACGCCCTCACCCAGCACAATATCCGTGCCGCGTCCGGCCATATTGGTGGCGATAGTCACCGCGCCGCGCTGCCCGGCGCCTTTGATGATCTCGGCCTCCCGCGCGTGCTGTTTGGCATTGAGCACATTGTGCGGGATATTTTCACGCTGCAGCAGGCCGGACAAATGTTCGGACACTTCGATAGAAATAGTGCCCACCAGGATCGGCTGGCCTAAGACATGCCGCTCTTTGATATCCTGCGCGATCGCTTTATATTTTTCATATTTGGATTTATAGATCACATCGGCAAAATCCCGGCGCGCCACCGGCTGATTGGTCGGGATCTCCACGACGGCCAGATTGTAAATCCTGGCAAATTCCACTTCTTCGGTCTTGGCGGTGCCGGTCATGCCTGCCAGTTTCTGATACAAGCGGAAAAAATTTTGAAAAGTGATCGAGGCCAGAGTCTGCGATTCGTTTTGAATACGCACATTTTCTTTGGCCTCAATAGCCTGATGCAGTCCGTCGCTGTAACGGCGGCCGGTCATCAAGCGGCCGGTGAATTCATCCACGATGACAACTTCGCCGTCCTTGACGATGTAGTCCACATCTTTTTTGAAAAGATGCACGGCTTTCAAACACTGGATCAGCATGTGAGCGGAGTCCATTTCCTGAATGTCAAAAAGCGAGTCCAGCCCCAGGAATTTCTCCGCTTTTTGAATACCGTTTTCGGTCAAAGCGATGTGCTTGGATTTTTCTTCCATAGTAAAATCGCGGTATTCGTCCGGCTGTTTTTCTTCCTCGGCTTTTTCTTTGGTCTGATGCTTGCCCGGCGCCAGCATTTTGGCGGCCTGCAGGACGCGGCGATATTTGTCGGTATTGTCATCAACCTGACCGGAAATAATCAACGGCGTTCTGGCCTCATCGATCAAGATACTGTCCACCTCGTCAACGATCGCGTAATATTTGGCCTCGCGCTGCACGAGCTGTTCCTTATCGGTGGCCATATTGTCGCGCAGATAATCAAAAGCAAATTCATTGTTCGTGCCGTAAGTAATGTCCGCGTTATAAGCGGCGCGGCGCTGTTCAAAATCAAGGTTGGCGACGATCACGCCGACAGACAAACCCAAAAATTGGTAAAGCCGCCCCATCCACTCCGCGTCGCGCTGCGCCAGATAATCATTGACCGTGACGACCTGCACGCCCTGCCCCAGCAGCGCATTGAGATAGACCGGCAGCGTGGCCACCAGCGTTTTACCCTCACCGGTCTTCATTTCGGCAATGCGTCCCTCATGCAGAATTATGCCGCCCAGCAGCTGCACGTCAAAGTGCCGCATATTGAGCGCGCGTTTGCTCGCTTCACGCGCCACGGCAAAAGCTTCGGCCAGAATATCATCGAGCGTCCGGCCGGCCTGCAATTGCTGCCGAAAATAAGCGGTCTTGGCGCACAGCTCCGCGTCGGTCAGGGCGCTGATCTGCGGCTCCAGCGCGTTTATCGTCCGGACTTTTTCCCAATAAGGAGCTAATTTTCTGGCGTTAAAATAACCTCTGATCGCTTCTAGAATTTTCAATATTTTTCTCCACTACATGCTGGGCTCGATCAAACCAAACTGCCGCGGCTGTTTTTTCTTGTAAAGCACATTGACGCGTTCGGTTTCGATATTCAGGAACGGCAGAAATTCATTTTTCTTGTGTTTCTCCAGCTTGAGCGCGGCGTCACGCGCGGTCAGCGGTTTGGCAGCGGAAACAATATCGCAAATTTTGGTGATCTTTACGCCGCTGCCGGTATACGGCACGGTCGAGGGAGTTTCCTTAAATTTCCGCAGCTTAGCGCGTTTCATGTATAGTTTTTTAAAAGTCATCAGCGCGTAAGTGTTGTTGCGGCGCAGATAGACGATACTGATAATATGCGCGGCTTTAGAATTATTGAAAACGTAAAAGGTCGCGCGCGTTTTATTGAGCTGTAGCACAGCCTCGACCGGCTCCATCGGCTTAGGCGCGGCTTTGGACTCAGGCAGGATCTTTATCTCCCGCTCTGCTGGCTCGTCGCTCTCTCTGAGCAGCGGTAGCGGCGCGGCAAAATTTCTTTTTTTGCGGTCATTTTTTAGTTTGTCCTGATATTTACGCAGTGGCGCGTCAAGTTTGGCGGTCAGCTCTTCGATCGAGGCGTAAATGTCTCCCGTTCTGGCTTCGGCGCGTAAAATAACTTTTTGCGGCAGCTGCAACGTAACATACGCCGCCTGTGCGCGGTCGCGGTTTTTAATATGGCTCACTTCGAGGCTGAGATCGGCGGCCAGAGCCTCGGGGAACATGCCGCTGTATTTAGCGAATTTTTTTTCCGCATGTTCTCGAATCGCCGGCGTGAGTTTCAAGCCATGCCCGTGGACTGTCAGTTTCATTTTGAATTACCTCCCACGCGGAGATTATAACACAGAAACAAAACAGGGACATCTCGGTGTGTGCTCTCTTCGCCAGCATATCCGCAGGATACTTCGCTCAATGACCGTTTGGGGCGGCGGATAAATCCCACTATATAGGACGGCAAAGAAAACTTTACAAGTAGAAAAAATATGCTATATTTCTACTAAATCAGAGAGGCATCTTATGAAGAAAAGCGTACAAAACCGCATATTTGATAGGATCAGACATAAAAGAAAGAATTGGGTATTTTCTCCAAAAGATTTCACCAAAGACTTCAGCCGCTGGGAAATTGACCACTCACTGCACTTTTTGGAAAAAGAAGGCAAAATCAAACGAATAATCCGGGGGCTTTATTATTATCCAGATTACAGCGAAATCTTACAAGAAATGGTTGCGCCGGACATCCACTTAGCGGCACGGGCATTGGCTCGTAAATACGAATGGAAGATTTATCCAGATGGCGATGCCGTTTTAAACTATCTTGGGCTTTCCACGCAGTTTGTTGCGCAAACAATCTATTTGTCTGACGGCCCGAGCAAAACCTATACGATCGACGGCGCCAAATTGAAGTTTAAGCATAAAACACTGATCGAGGCAAAGTTTAAACGTGAAAGCAGCCTGCTTGTTGTTCAGGCGATAAAAGCCGTTGGCGAAAGGCAGATAACGGATGAATTCTTGAAGGCTTTGTCTACCAAATATAAAACCAAGGAGTGGCAGAAAATAAAGAACGACACCGGCAAAGTCGCGGGCTGGGTTTACAGGCATATAACTTATATTGCCGATAAATTAAGCGGAGGCAAATAATTGTGGAAAAACCAATGTTTCCCTTTTCGGAACATGAACGCTTGGAAATGTTCCTCAATACCGCCAATAAACTCAAAATTCAGCCAGCTATGGTGGAGAAAGATTTTTGGGTCTATGCCGTATTGGACAGGATCTTCGGCGACGAGGAATTAGCACGAGTCTTGTGTTTTAAGGGCGGGACATCGCTGTCCAAGGCATTCCATCTGATAGAAAGGTTTTCCGAGGATATAGATTTGATACTGGCGCGGCATTTGATCCTGCAAAACGGTGAAAATTTAAAACAGAATTCCAGAACCAAGCAGGACAAGCTGACAAAAGAAATCAACGCAAGGACTGAAAACTACATCAAAACAGAATTGAAAGACAAAATTGCCAGTGTTTTGAGCGGCCTGCTGAAAGTTTACACCGACGAAGAATATACAAGGATAGAGCCGGATTATGATCCGCGCAATCCGAGGAAAACGAATGATAGCAAGCTGCATATAATCTATCCGCGTTCCATTGCCGACGAATATTTGCGACCGGATATTCTGCTTGAAATCGGACCGCTCGCGCTGTGGAATCCGAATGAACGTTATAAGATCTCTTCGTATGTCGCAGATACATACCCACATCTTGGCATAAATCCAGCTGTTGTTCCTACCATAAAACCAGAACGGACTTTTTGGGAAAAAGTAACCATTTTGCATTACGAAAATACCAGGCCGGAAAACAAGCCGCTCAAATCAAGATACTCGCGCCACTACTATGACATTTTCAAGATAGGACATTCCGCCGTGAAAAATGTTGCTCTGGCAAACCTGGATCTGCTAGCGGAAATCATTGACTTTGACAGCCATCTATACCGCCTGTCCTGGGCTGATTATGAAAATGCCAAAATCGGGGCATTGCATTTGATGCCAGCAAAGCATAATTTTGGCGCTCTGGAAAAAGATTATGCGCAGATGCAAAAGATGTTTTTCAATCCCGAAGCCACACCTAGATGGGAAGATATTTTGGCTTATCTGCAAGAATTGGAAAACGAGATAAATACAGCACATTATTGATGAGACTGTACAGAATCCACCGACAATACCGTGTTGCGTGCCTGATATAGGAAAATACCCATCGCATTGGCGACAAATAAATCCTTCAATTATGGTATGACCGCGCGCGGTTTTCTATGCGCGCGCAGAAATACCTGCCACAGAGGTGGCAGATAAATCTTTCAATTATGGTACGACCGACAGCAGCCTCAAGCTGCGGAGGGAGTACCTGTCGCGTTGGCGACAGGTATATATTTGAAAAAAGTGGGTATACATCTGTCAACAAAGCTATGGAAGGGGCACAGACTTATGAAAACAAAAAAATACATCCTGGGAGTTATTTTAGCCGCTTTGGTACTGGGAGGCTGCGGCACTACGGTTGGAGACTCGCTGGGCGATCCGCCGGTCGAACCGCCGAAAGAAACCACCAGTTATCCCGTATCCGTATTGTTAAGCCATGAGGAGGATTCCAGTAAAAGCCCTGTAAGGATAATCGGCAATGCCAACTGTGTAGAACCACAGGCTTTGGTCATGGTGTCTGAATTGAATGGACAAGAGCTAGGCCGGGCGCAGGCGAACTCTGATGGCGGCTTTATAGTAAAGATCGCCGACACCGCGGAAGACCGTATTGTGGTAAGAGCGCAGGGTCTGGATAAAGCCTTGAGTTATCCCACATATTATAGTTTAAGGTGGCCGTTTTAAGCCAGATCAGTACTCGTAATCAATAGTCCAGCCGTCTTCGTCCTCGATGATCTCCGCGTCATTATTATCCGGCGGCACGGCTGGCTGCGTTAAATAATTATCTTCCCAGGAGCTTGTCCCGTCAGTTATTTCTGTTGTTTCCGGAGCGGCTGAAGAGCCTGTTTCGTATTCTTCTGCGCGTTCCTCTAATTGTCCTTCTTGCTCTTCGTAATACCAGGATTCTATCTGCGCTTCTTCAGACGGTGTTATGTCATCCACCGCCGGCGCGACTGGCGCAGCTTCTGCTCCGTGCTCTTCGGTAACATTGCCAGTACGCGGCAGGCCGACAATATCCGGCAAATCCTCGCGCAAAGTCTGCACAAAAGACAGGCGCGACAGGATGCGCGCCACATCGAGACGCTTCATGGGCTGTTCCGGTTGAAAAAGGTCTCTGCCGACACCGAGAGTCAAAGCGTGCTGTTTGGTTTGGTTGATGTCTTTGTAAGCCCAGTGTTTAACCGCCACGTCAGAGTATAGATCCGCGCCGGACAGAACGCCGCCGTCAATGCCGTAATAACGGGCTATCGCCGCGGCGGCCTCGGAACGCCGTACCGGTATTTCCGGGCGCACCGAACCGTCGGTGTAACCGCGGATGTAGCCGCGTTCGGAAGTTTTGAGCACGGCATCGGCGGTCTCCAGCGAAATATTTTCTGTAATATCTTTGAAATTCAAGAACGCGCGGTCAGGCGCAATGTCCTCTCTCTCGGCCAAACGCGCCAGGATCAGCATCAATTCTTTACGGGTCAACAGCTGCTCGGGGCGGAAAAGCGCGCCCGGATAGCCGATCATCAAGCCCAGATAACCCAGATCTTCCATAACATACTGTTCCGCCGCCGAATAGCCATCAATGTCCGTGAACACTTTGTAACGCAAAGGCGCCGCCCTGCTCACCACCGGCTCGGGTATAACCTCGAGCTCTGGAGTGGCCGGTTTTTCCGCCGCGAAACGGTAAGAAAGAGTAAAAAAATGCGTGATAGTCTCGGCGATATCATCACCCGGATTGAAAGCGTAGTCAAAATAAATACCGTTCCAATTGACGCCAGCGCCAGCCGTGAATTTCCAGGCGCGAGTATCCTCATCGTCCTGCACGCTATTGTATTGCGCCAGACCAGCGCGCAAAGCGATCATTTCATGCGGCCAAATTTCCACGCCAGTCTTGAACAAAGAATTGCGCTCTTCCAGGCGCAGATCGGCGTAAAAATCCGTCTGATTGCGCAGCCAATCCCATTCCTGCCAAAAACCATCCGGCCCAAACGCTCTAAAGCGGCCGCCGACACCCAGCGCCAGCGGAAACTGTTCCCGTAAATCGTCAGTCCACTGCAAAGTCGTGCCGATCACGTTGTCCAGCGCCGCGCCAAAAGCCCAGTAGCGGTTATATTCATAGTAACCGGCCAGATCCAGCGCCAGCCCCCAGGCCGAAGTATCCACCTCTGAAAAATACTTGCTGTAATACTTAGCCCGCGCGCCCAAATTGAAATTTTCAAATTGAAAAGCGTAAGCGCCGTACAGGGTCGTGTCGTTGTAACCGATACGGCCGCCCAGCAAATTGTTTTGGCTGTCACGGACAAAACCGCCGGCCTCCTGGATAGTCAAAAAGCCTAAACTAAAATTGTCCTGACTGTAGGAAGCGGAGAGATAATCGATCTCACTGATCAGCTTAAAGGCGGTCAGGGAAACCCGCGGCGTCACGCGTTTATTTAAAAAAGCATAATTTTGAAAAACATAGCTATTATTCTCGTCCGCCGCCAGATAAGCGCCGCCGCGGCCATAAGTATCCGCGCCGGTCAACAGCGGCTCGAGACCGTAAGCGCTTTTCAATTCAGCGCCAGCCAGGCCGAGCAACAGCAAGCAAAAAATAAAACATTTTTTAATCAAGCAGAGTCAACCTGCCTTTCCCGAGAATTTTGCGTTTCTCGTCCGTCAGGAACAGTACATAGATGCCGTTGCCGGCATAATTATTACCTCTGGGTAGACGGCCGTCCCAGATCACAACATTGTCGCGGTTAGCATACGCGTAGACATTAGTCTGCCAGACGCGCTCACCACGAACATTGTAGATGTACACTCGATGCCAGCCGTCTTTGTCCACAGTGAAAGCGATGTGCGCCTCTTCATCACGGGTCTGCGGCGCAAATGGATTGGGGAAAGACCAGATCGGTTCGCCAGTGCCGCCGTTACCCGGCGTATTGCCGCCCTTGATCAGCACCCAGCCGGTCGAGTAATCTCCACGCACATAATTATTATTGCTGACCTGCGCATAAATATAATAATTGCCTTCCGGCACATTCGTGATTTCCCAGTTGTAATAATCCTCGCCGGAAGCGCTGGCGGTCGGGATCTCAAGCCCGGCGGCGATCAAACGCCTATGCGAACTATCGCGCGGATTATTGCCAGTGTCCGCCCAAAGCGTGAGATAGGTAGTATTGTCAGCGCTGGGCGTGTGAGCGTAACGGTAATAGATCGTGAACAGACCGCCATTGGGCAGCGAATCCGGCAAAGTCGGAGTCAATACCAATATAGACGGCGGATCGGACGGCAGAGGACCTGTTCCGGTATCGCCACCGCCCGGCCAATCTGGATCAGTGCCGGGATCTTTAGTCACAGTGGCGCCATCATCGTGCACCACATACAACGGATATTGAGAGTACACCCTGATCGGGCCATAATTGCCGCTAACTTCCGCATAGATATAGTATTTGCCGGAAGGCACACCGCTGCAATCCCAGATCACGCCGTTATAATCATTACTGATCAGGACAGGCAACGCTGGATTGGTGGTCACATTGCCGCTCAGACCGTTGTTTATATCACGATCCGTATCATAATAAAGCTGAACAGAGGCGTTAGGATCACCCGGATAGGCGTCTTCCCAGCTGATCGTAAAATTGCCGCTGGCCACATCGTTGTACCCATCCGGCTCAATAAAACGGAAATAATAACCCAGCGTGCTCAAGACAATAGAATCCTGCGCCCGATAAATATTGCCAGCCTGATCCATGAATTGGGTATAAACTGCTTTCGGGCCATCTCCTGGCAGCAAAACCCAGGATTTGGTGGGCGCAAAAGGCTCATAGCTGGCCGGAATAGCAAAATTAGGATCCTGCGGATCATTGCTGATATACATGTACACCTGTCCGTAATTATCTGTGGCGGAAAGCCGCAGATCCACCAGCTCAGAATAAGTATAGGACGCGCCGTTATTGATCAAGGCCCAAGCGCTACCCTGCGTATAACCGGGATCGTCCGGCTGCGCCGGAGGAATAGGACGGTCCGGGTCGACAAACGGCGGCGTAATATCGTAAATAATAGTGTCGCTGGCTGTAACTATCTGCTGAGGATCGGACTGATCGCCCAGATAGTCAAATCTGGCGTAAACATGTTTTAACCCTTCGCCATTGGGCGGCAGCAGCGGCCAGACCGGATAGAGATTGCTGTAATTAAGCCAGACCGAAGTGGTCGCGTCCTGGAAACCCGGATCATTGCTGAGCTGCATGGCTTTGGCACCCGGAGCGACTAATGTCAGAATATTATTCGTAACATTGGTGTATTCGCCGCGGCTTTCCGCGATAATAATATACGGCCTGCCAGTCACAATAATCGTGTCATTGTAAGTGGCGGACAGGTTGCCAGCCGGATCTCTGAAAACTATATTCACCGTGGCCGTGTTATTATTCACGCTATCCGCAAATAAGGTCCAGGGATAATAGCCCTGACTGTAAGATATCCAGCCAGTGTCGCCGCTGCCATCACCATTTAAAATACGCATTTCCAGTTGCTGAGATTGGACATCAGTCGCCCGGATCGTCAGATTGGCGTTCAGGGTAGTATAGGTGTAGTCCGCGCCACCATTGATCACAATGCCGTTTACACCAGGCGGGACATAGGGCGCGCCACGATCCAGCTTGATCTCCGCATTGTAGGTGCCCCATTCATTGCCGTAGCCGTCATAAAACAAGACGGAAACTTTCCGCACACCATCCGCATCGGTCAAAGCATAATTATTAATAGTCGGCTGAGCCGGGCCGTTATAGAGCAAGATCGATGAATTATCTTCATTGAAAACTTTCATCTGCGCGCCGACAGACGGCGCATAGGCAAAGTTTAAGGTAACGATCTGCGTGTTAGTCCATTCCGCGCCATCGTTAATTTTTAGAGAACCGGTGTAACCGCTGTTTTTTTCTCTTAAATCCACCGTGAACTGATACCAATCCGATAGATTGCCGGCGGCGTCTTTGTAGCGCGCGTAAACGGTCTTTAAGCCGTCTCCGGAAGTCAGAGTGTAGGGGTAAGCGGAATTGGTATAACTCAGACCGCCGGTAACAGCAGTCCAGCTAATAGAGCCATCCGGCGGGCGGGATTCGCCGATGTACACACCGGCTATGCCGCTGTGAGTGTCCGCAGCGGTCAAAGTCAAAAGCACATTGCGATTATTGACCTGACTGCTATTCGGAGCGGCCGTGCCGTTGGGCGTGGTGTTGTCATAACGATAAGTCAGCACCGTATTCCAGCCGCCGATATTACCGGCGTTGTCCCGCGCCCGCGCCTGCAGAATGTACGTGCCGCTGCCGCCGGGGATATTTGTGTCGCAGGACAAGCCGATCACAGTATTGGGATTATTTGAGGTTATTTTGGACGGCTCCGCCGCAGCATTCTGCGTGCCCCAATAATAACTATAATTAAGCGGATCCACACCAGAAATTTCCGTCACGCCGGACGGTGTCACATCCAGAGCGGGATTCCAGGTGTAAGTTCCGGGAGCCGGAATATTTGTCCAGGGTCTGGGGCTGGTTTCTCCGGTAG
It encodes:
- a CDS encoding nucleotidyl transferase AbiEii/AbiGii toxin family protein; the encoded protein is MEKPMFPFSEHERLEMFLNTANKLKIQPAMVEKDFWVYAVLDRIFGDEELARVLCFKGGTSLSKAFHLIERFSEDIDLILARHLILQNGENLKQNSRTKQDKLTKEINARTENYIKTELKDKIASVLSGLLKVYTDEEYTRIEPDYDPRNPRKTNDSKLHIIYPRSIADEYLRPDILLEIGPLALWNPNERYKISSYVADTYPHLGINPAVVPTIKPERTFWEKVTILHYENTRPENKPLKSRYSRHYYDIFKIGHSAVKNVALANLDLLAEIIDFDSHLYRLSWADYENAKIGALHLMPAKHNFGALEKDYAQMQKMFFNPEATPRWEDILAYLQELENEINTAHY
- the secA gene encoding preprotein translocase subunit SecA, with the translated sequence MLKILEAIRGYFNARKLAPYWEKVRTINALEPQISALTDAELCAKTAYFRQQLQAGRTLDDILAEAFAVAREASKRALNMRHFDVQLLGGIILHEGRIAEMKTGEGKTLVATLPVYLNALLGQGVQVVTVNDYLAQRDAEWMGRLYQFLGLSVGVIVANLDFEQRRAAYNADITYGTNNEFAFDYLRDNMATDKEQLVQREAKYYAIVDEVDSILIDEARTPLIISGQVDDNTDKYRRVLQAAKMLAPGKHQTKEKAEEEKQPDEYRDFTMEEKSKHIALTENGIQKAEKFLGLDSLFDIQEMDSAHMLIQCLKAVHLFKKDVDYIVKDGEVVIVDEFTGRLMTGRRYSDGLHQAIEAKENVRIQNESQTLASITFQNFFRLYQKLAGMTGTAKTEEVEFARIYNLAVVEIPTNQPVARRDFADVIYKSKYEKYKAIAQDIKERHVLGQPILVGTISIEVSEHLSGLLQRENIPHNVLNAKQHAREAEIIKGAGQRGAVTIATNMAGRGTDIVLGEGVTALGGLHVLGTERHESRRIDNQLRGRCGRQGDPGSSRFYISLEDDLMRIFGGQRIITMMERLGLPADTPIEHGMITASIERAQKKVEQYHFSIRKQVLQYDDVVNRQRETIYALRHKLLIDQDVTEKIQEFLVKTNCLDKYKEKEAQVPPEILRNIERLVLLREIDRKWIDHLHNLDVLREGIGLRAYGQLDPLTEYKIEGFRLFQTMLDQIAGDTVETLLRVQVVHELPQNVEEHYRNMHYSGGELPSGLQSPMQGQSRPDGNAPKAEPVHAAEKIGRNDPCPCGSGKKYKNCCGAND
- a CDS encoding S-layer homology domain-containing protein, producing MLLLGLAGAELKSAYGLEPLLTGADTYGRGGAYLAADENNSYVFQNYAFLNKRVTPRVSLTAFKLISEIDYLSASYSQDNFSLGFLTIQEAGGFVRDSQNNLLGGRIGYNDTTLYGAYAFQFENFNLGARAKYYSKYFSEVDTSAWGLALDLAGYYEYNRYWAFGAALDNVIGTTLQWTDDLREQFPLALGVGGRFRAFGPDGFWQEWDWLRNQTDFYADLRLEERNSLFKTGVEIWPHEMIALRAGLAQYNSVQDDEDTRAWKFTAGAGVNWNGIYFDYAFNPGDDIAETITHFFTLSYRFAAEKPATPELEVIPEPVVSRAAPLRYKVFTDIDGYSAAEQYVMEDLGYLGLMIGYPGALFRPEQLLTRKELMLILARLAEREDIAPDRAFLNFKDITENISLETADAVLKTSERGYIRGYTDGSVRPEIPVRRSEAAAAIARYYGIDGGVLSGADLYSDVAVKHWAYKDINQTKQHALTLGVGRDLFQPEQPMKRLDVARILSRLSFVQTLREDLPDIVGLPRTGNVTEEHGAEAAPVAPAVDDITPSEEAQIESWYYEEQEGQLEERAEEYETGSSAAPETTEITDGTSSWEDNYLTQPAVPPDNNDAEIIEDEDGWTIDYEY
- a CDS encoding DUF6088 family protein, producing MKKSVQNRIFDRIRHKRKNWVFSPKDFTKDFSRWEIDHSLHFLEKEGKIKRIIRGLYYYPDYSEILQEMVAPDIHLAARALARKYEWKIYPDGDAVLNYLGLSTQFVAQTIYLSDGPSKTYTIDGAKLKFKHKTLIEAKFKRESSLLVVQAIKAVGERQITDEFLKALSTKYKTKEWQKIKNDTGKVAGWVYRHITYIADKLSGGK
- the raiA gene encoding ribosome-associated translation inhibitor RaiA, producing MKLTVHGHGLKLTPAIREHAEKKFAKYSGMFPEALAADLSLEVSHIKNRDRAQAAYVTLQLPQKVILRAEARTGDIYASIEELTAKLDAPLRKYQDKLKNDRKKRNFAAPLPLLRESDEPAEREIKILPESKAAPKPMEPVEAVLQLNKTRATFYVFNNSKAAHIISIVYLRRNNTYALMTFKKLYMKRAKLRKFKETPSTVPYTGSGVKITKICDIVSAAKPLTARDAALKLEKHKKNEFLPFLNIETERVNVLYKKKQPRQFGLIEPSM